The candidate division KSB1 bacterium genome window below encodes:
- a CDS encoding sigma-54 dependent transcriptional regulator, whose protein sequence is MHVTHILVVDDEPNLRRSLEMILQSAGYAVTLAASAAEAEKFLSERQYEVMLLDIVMPDRDGMQFLQSLKGLPHRPVVVMISGNATIQNAVAATREGAYDFLEKPIAKEKLLLAVNNALTQRRLLEENARLRRELAAGFEMLGDSPALQQVREQIARVAPVNTRVLILGESGTGKELAARAIHAASERSRAAFVKVNCAAIPEDLIESELFGHEKGAFTGATAAREGKFELADRGTLFLDEVGDMSLKVQAKVLRVLQEGEFERVGGSQTRRVDVRVITATNKNLEQEVRHGRFREDLWYRLNVVPIVMPPLRERRSDIPLLIEHFVARFCQENGFKRKRLEPDAIKKLMDYSWPGNIRELKNAIERLVIMTPQETITAADVPLSLQMPHSSLRPAAPLGTSLEEVRKQAERDYIAACLQAVDGNVTRAAQLLGLERSHLYKKMKALGMQV, encoded by the coding sequence ATGCATGTCACCCACATCCTGGTCGTCGATGACGAGCCCAACCTGCGCCGCTCCCTGGAAATGATTTTGCAAAGCGCCGGCTATGCCGTCACCCTGGCGGCCTCGGCTGCCGAGGCGGAAAAATTTCTCAGCGAGCGGCAATATGAGGTGATGTTGCTCGACATCGTCATGCCTGATCGCGACGGGATGCAGTTTCTGCAGTCACTCAAAGGGCTGCCGCACCGGCCGGTGGTGGTGATGATTTCCGGCAATGCCACGATTCAAAATGCGGTGGCTGCCACGCGCGAGGGCGCGTATGACTTCCTGGAAAAGCCGATTGCGAAGGAGAAACTGCTGCTGGCGGTCAACAATGCGCTGACGCAGCGCCGGTTGTTGGAGGAAAATGCCCGCCTGCGTCGTGAACTTGCCGCCGGCTTTGAGATGTTGGGGGACAGTCCCGCACTGCAGCAGGTGCGTGAACAAATTGCACGGGTGGCGCCGGTCAATACGCGTGTTCTGATTCTGGGCGAGAGCGGCACCGGCAAGGAACTGGCCGCGCGCGCCATTCACGCCGCGAGTGAGCGCAGCCGCGCCGCCTTTGTCAAGGTCAATTGCGCGGCGATCCCCGAGGATTTGATCGAGAGCGAATTGTTCGGTCATGAAAAGGGCGCCTTCACCGGCGCCACCGCCGCCCGCGAAGGCAAATTCGAGCTCGCCGATCGCGGCACGCTCTTCCTCGATGAAGTGGGCGACATGAGCCTGAAAGTGCAGGCCAAGGTTTTACGGGTTTTGCAGGAAGGCGAATTCGAGCGGGTGGGCGGTTCCCAAACGCGGCGCGTTGACGTGCGGGTGATTACCGCCACCAACAAGAACCTCGAGCAGGAGGTGCGGCACGGCCGGTTTCGCGAAGATTTGTGGTATCGCTTGAACGTTGTGCCCATTGTGATGCCGCCCCTGCGGGAGCGGCGCAGCGACATTCCCCTGCTCATCGAGCATTTCGTCGCACGTTTCTGCCAGGAAAACGGCTTCAAGCGCAAACGTCTGGAACCGGACGCCATCAAAAAACTCATGGACTACTCCTGGCCCGGCAATATCCGCGAGTTGAAGAATGCCATCGAGCGGCTGGTGATTATGACGCCGCAGGAGACCATCACCGCGGCAGATGTGCCGCTTTCGCTGCAAATGCCACACAGCAGCCTGCGGCCGGCAGCGCCGCTCGGCACCTCGCTGGAGGAAGTGCGCAAACAGGCCGAACGCGACTATATTGCGGCCTGCCTGCAAGCTGTGGATGGCAATGTCACCCGCGCCGCACAACTGCTGGGCCTGGAACGCAGTCATCTCTACAAAAAAATGAAGGCGTTGGGAATGCAGGTGTGA
- a CDS encoding iron-sulfur cluster assembly protein: MDNGTEKARLREEIIKVLETCYDPEIPVNIYQLGLVYNIDINDAHEVDIQMTLTSPMCPVAGSLPIDVENKVKTIPGVKDARVQVVWEPQWHPGMMSDVAKFELGFL; encoded by the coding sequence ATGGACAATGGCACCGAAAAAGCCCGGCTGCGGGAGGAAATCATCAAGGTTCTCGAGACCTGCTACGATCCCGAAATTCCGGTGAATATTTATCAACTGGGTTTGGTCTACAATATCGACATCAATGATGCCCACGAGGTCGACATCCAAATGACGCTGACCTCCCCGATGTGTCCGGTGGCCGGCTCTCTCCCGATCGATGTTGAAAACAAAGTCAAAACGATTCCCGGCGTGAAGGACGCCCGCGTGCAAGTGGTATGGGAGCCGCAGTGGCATCCCGGCATGATGAGCGACGTCGCAAAGTTTGAGCTCGGCTTCTTGTGA
- a CDS encoding SUF system NifU family Fe-S cluster assembly protein: MDELRELYQQVILDHNKNPRNFGELANASHHAEGYNPLCGDRIHLFLRVADNIIQDIRFTGQGCAISKASASIMTSLVKGKSTTQAQELFDKFLQLITSDPTQPVEVSGLDRLVVFAGVREFPLRVKCASLAWHTLKSALSESGAVVTTE, translated from the coding sequence ATGGACGAGCTGCGCGAACTCTATCAACAAGTCATACTCGACCACAACAAAAACCCGCGCAACTTCGGCGAGCTGGCAAACGCCAGCCATCATGCCGAGGGCTACAATCCCCTGTGCGGCGACCGGATTCATCTGTTTCTGCGCGTCGCCGACAACATCATTCAGGACATCCGCTTCACCGGCCAGGGCTGTGCGATTTCCAAGGCCTCGGCCTCGATCATGACTTCGCTAGTGAAAGGGAAATCCACCACGCAGGCACAGGAGCTGTTCGACAAATTTCTCCAGCTCATCACCAGCGACCCGACGCAACCCGTCGAGGTCAGCGGCTTGGACCGCCTGGTGGTGTTTGCCGGCGTGCGCGAGTTTCCCCTGCGCGTCAAGTGCGCCAGCCTGGCCTGGCACACCCTCAAGTCCGCGCTCAGTGAAAGCGGCGCGGTGGTCACCACGGAATAA
- a CDS encoding cysteine desulfurase, which yields MSPHSTAAARLEVERIRRDFPILQSRVRGKPLVYLDNAATSQKPQVVIDALVYYYCTQNANVHRGVYYLSEAATRAYEGGRETVRRFLNAASTREIIFVRGATEGINLVAHGYGRRHLRAGDEIIITAMEHHSNIVPWQLLCEATGAKLRVIPINGDGEWIWEEAVKLFNPKTKFVAAVHISNSLGTINPIARLIRLAHEWQVPVLVDGAQAVPHQPVDVAALDCDFYTFSGHKAFGPTGIGVLYGKETLLEKMAPYQAGGDMIKSVTFAKTTYNDLPYRFEAGTPNIAGVVGLAKALEYLRNVGYDKIAAHEQELLDYATAALATLKPLRIIGTARTKASVVSFVLDGIHPHDVGTILDRDGIAIRTGHHCTQPVMEFFNVPATSRASFAFYNTTREIDALVEGLHKVIKIMAA from the coding sequence ATGAGCCCGCATTCAACCGCCGCCGCGCGTCTCGAGGTGGAGCGCATCCGCCGCGATTTCCCGATTTTGCAGAGCCGGGTGCGCGGCAAACCGCTGGTCTATCTCGACAATGCCGCCACCTCGCAAAAACCGCAGGTCGTGATCGACGCGCTGGTGTACTATTACTGCACGCAAAACGCCAATGTGCACCGCGGCGTGTACTATCTCAGCGAAGCCGCCACCCGGGCCTACGAGGGCGGCCGCGAGACCGTGCGCCGCTTTCTCAATGCCGCCTCCACACGCGAGATCATTTTTGTGCGCGGCGCCACCGAGGGCATCAATCTCGTCGCGCACGGCTACGGCCGCCGGCATCTACGCGCGGGTGATGAGATCATCATCACCGCGATGGAACATCACTCCAACATCGTGCCGTGGCAGTTGCTGTGTGAGGCAACCGGCGCGAAGCTGCGCGTGATCCCCATCAATGGCGACGGGGAGTGGATTTGGGAGGAGGCAGTCAAGCTCTTCAATCCCAAAACCAAATTTGTCGCGGCGGTGCACATCTCCAACTCCCTGGGCACCATCAACCCCATCGCACGCCTGATTCGACTCGCGCACGAATGGCAGGTGCCGGTGCTGGTGGACGGTGCGCAGGCGGTGCCGCATCAGCCCGTGGACGTCGCCGCGCTTGATTGCGACTTCTACACTTTCTCCGGCCACAAGGCCTTTGGGCCGACGGGCATTGGCGTGCTTTACGGCAAGGAGACACTGCTGGAGAAGATGGCGCCCTACCAGGCCGGCGGCGACATGATCAAGTCCGTCACCTTCGCCAAAACCACCTACAATGATTTGCCCTATCGCTTCGAAGCCGGCACGCCGAACATTGCCGGCGTCGTCGGGCTGGCGAAAGCGCTGGAATATCTTCGCAACGTGGGCTATGACAAAATCGCCGCGCATGAGCAGGAGCTGCTGGACTATGCCACCGCCGCCCTGGCCACCCTCAAGCCACTGCGCATCATCGGCACCGCCCGCACCAAGGCAAGTGTGGTCTCCTTCGTGCTCGACGGCATTCATCCCCATGATGTCGGCACCATTCTCGACCGCGACGGCATCGCCATCCGCACCGGCCACCACTGCACCCAGCCGGTGATGGAGTTCTTTAATGTTCCGGCGACCTCCCGCGCCTCTTTCGCCTTCTACAACACCACCCGCGAGATCGATGCGCTGGTCGAGGGCCTGCACAAGGTGATCAAGATCATGGCGGCCTGA
- the sufD gene encoding Fe-S cluster assembly protein SufD, producing MESQTLQHTDAKAWYLAYFDFFENKLNGGAALPFHQIRREAMAHFAELGFPTMRQEEWKYTNIAPLFEHTFHLITEPVSLTPAQVAAFEIPHAAQNLLVFVNGRLVPECSRIVSRARGLVLDGLANVLQRDAALTEGHLAQYANYEQEPFIALNTAFAHDGAFVKVPRGLALAEPIHLLYLAVTEGGNSFVAHPRNLILIGEDSQVQLIESYGCLGNGVSFNNIVTEIVIDRRALVEHVRLQDESRQAFHIAAREVEVARDSRYTSISIDLGGRLVRNNFNLRLRGEHGEGNLYGFYHGAGGQLIDNHTRIDHLMPNCPSNEHYKGILTDRAHGVFNGKVMVHRAAQKTNAYQQNQCLLLSDEAVIDTKPQLEIFADDVKCSHGASVGQLDDDAVFYLRSRGIGAEEAQSLLRFAYASEILNRIQSEPVRAHAENLVNTCLRTDHSM from the coding sequence ATGGAATCCCAAACCCTGCAACATACCGATGCCAAGGCGTGGTATCTCGCCTATTTCGATTTTTTCGAGAACAAGCTGAACGGCGGCGCAGCGCTTCCGTTTCATCAAATCCGGCGCGAGGCCATGGCGCATTTCGCCGAATTGGGCTTCCCCACGATGCGCCAGGAGGAATGGAAGTACACGAACATTGCGCCGCTGTTCGAGCACACTTTTCATCTCATCACGGAGCCGGTCAGCCTGACGCCGGCGCAGGTCGCGGCCTTCGAAATTCCGCACGCCGCGCAAAATCTGCTGGTGTTCGTAAACGGCCGCTTAGTGCCGGAATGTTCCCGCATCGTTTCCCGGGCCAGGGGACTGGTGCTCGACGGGCTCGCGAACGTTTTGCAGCGTGATGCCGCGCTGACCGAAGGACATCTCGCGCAATACGCCAACTACGAGCAGGAGCCTTTCATCGCCCTGAACACCGCCTTCGCCCACGACGGCGCGTTCGTGAAGGTGCCGCGCGGGCTGGCACTGGCCGAGCCGATTCATTTGCTGTATCTCGCCGTGACAGAGGGCGGCAACTCGTTTGTGGCACACCCGCGCAATCTGATTCTGATCGGCGAAGACAGCCAGGTGCAACTGATCGAAAGCTACGGCTGCCTGGGCAACGGCGTGTCCTTCAACAACATCGTCACCGAAATCGTGATCGACAGGAGGGCGCTGGTCGAACACGTGCGTCTGCAGGACGAAAGCCGCCAGGCCTTTCATATCGCTGCGCGCGAAGTGGAGGTGGCACGCGACAGCCGCTACACCTCGATCAGCATCGATCTCGGCGGCCGTCTGGTGCGCAACAATTTCAATCTGCGGCTGCGCGGGGAGCATGGCGAGGGCAATCTCTACGGCTTTTATCACGGCGCGGGCGGGCAATTGATCGACAACCACACGCGCATCGATCACCTGATGCCGAACTGCCCGAGCAACGAGCATTACAAGGGTATTCTGACGGACCGGGCCCACGGCGTGTTCAACGGCAAGGTGATGGTGCACAGGGCTGCGCAAAAGACCAACGCCTACCAGCAGAACCAGTGCCTGCTGCTCTCCGACGAGGCAGTGATCGACACCAAGCCGCAATTGGAGATTTTTGCAGACGATGTCAAATGCAGTCACGGCGCCAGCGTCGGTCAGCTCGATGACGACGCTGTCTTCTACCTGCGCAGCCGCGGCATCGGCGCGGAGGAGGCCCAATCGCTGCTGCGCTTTGCCTATGCCAGTGAAATTCTCAACCGCATCCAATCCGAGCCGGTGCGGGCGCACGCCGAGAATCTGGTCAATACCTGTCTGCGCACCGACCACAGCATGTGA
- the sufC gene encoding Fe-S cluster assembly ATPase SufC, translating to MLSIKGLEVSVNGSKILRGLDLEVKAGEVHAIMGPNGSGKSTLANVLAGREGYEVEAGEVLFQGKNLLDMAPEDRAREGLFMAFQYPVEIPGVSMANFLKTAINDIREHRGLPPVDAMEFLNTMKAKMRLVNMDEKLLSRAVNEGFSGGEKKRNEIFQMAMLEPALAILDETDSGLDIDALRVVANGVNKLRSKDNAIVVVTHYQRLLNYIIPDFVHVLVQGRIVESGGKDLALKLEEHGYDWVRDEKLEAAAA from the coding sequence ATGTTGAGTATCAAGGGTCTGGAAGTTTCCGTCAATGGCAGCAAGATTTTGCGCGGGCTGGATCTTGAGGTGAAGGCCGGTGAGGTGCATGCGATCATGGGCCCGAACGGCTCCGGCAAGAGCACGCTGGCCAATGTGCTGGCCGGGCGCGAGGGCTACGAGGTGGAGGCCGGCGAGGTGCTGTTCCAGGGCAAAAATCTGCTTGACATGGCACCGGAGGATCGCGCGCGCGAGGGCCTGTTCATGGCGTTTCAATATCCCGTGGAAATTCCCGGGGTGAGCATGGCGAATTTTCTCAAAACCGCCATCAATGACATCCGGGAACATCGCGGCCTGCCGCCGGTGGACGCGATGGAATTTCTCAACACCATGAAAGCGAAGATGCGGCTGGTCAACATGGATGAGAAACTGCTCAGCCGCGCCGTGAATGAGGGCTTTTCCGGCGGGGAGAAGAAGCGCAACGAAATTTTCCAGATGGCGATGCTGGAGCCCGCGCTTGCCATTCTCGATGAAACCGACTCGGGGCTGGATATCGACGCCCTGCGGGTGGTGGCCAACGGCGTCAACAAGCTGCGCAGCAAGGACAATGCGATCGTGGTGGTGACGCACTATCAGCGCCTGTTGAACTACATTATCCCGGATTTCGTGCACGTGCTGGTGCAGGGCCGGATTGTCGAGTCCGGGGGCAAGGACCTGGCGCTCAAGCTTGAAGAACACGGCTACGACTGGGTGCGCGACGAGAAGCTGGAGGCCGCGGCGGCCTGA
- the sufB gene encoding Fe-S cluster assembly protein SufB — translation MSTEISTIEKLTKSEYKYGFYTDIETDLAPKGLNEDIIRLISRKKKEPEFLLEWRLKAFRHWQKLKEPRWANVQYPPINYQDIIYYAAPKTRKPLSSMDEVDPKLRETFEKLGISLEEQKLLAGVAVDAVMDSVSVATTFKKELAKLGIIFCSFSEAVQNHPELVQKYLGSVVPYTDNFFAALNSAVFSDGSFCYVPKGVRCPMELSTYFRINTANTGQFERTLIIADEGAYVSYLEGCTAPMRDENQLHAAVVELVAHKNATIKYSTVQNWYPGDAEGRGGIYNFVTKRGICLEEHAKISWTQVETGSAITWKYPSVILKGDYSVGEFYSVAVTNNRQQADTGTKMIHLGKNTRSTIVSKGISAGRSNNSYRGLVKVGPRAENARNFSQCDSLLIGDQCGAHTFPYLEVANKTAKIEHEATTSKIGEDQLFYCHQRGISMENAVALIVNGYCKEVFKELPMEFAVEAQKLLAISLEGSVG, via the coding sequence ATGAGCACCGAGATTTCCACCATAGAGAAGCTGACGAAGAGCGAGTACAAGTACGGATTTTATACCGATATCGAAACCGACCTCGCTCCCAAAGGCTTGAACGAGGACATCATCCGCCTGATCTCCCGCAAGAAAAAGGAGCCCGAGTTCCTGCTGGAGTGGCGGCTGAAAGCGTTTCGCCATTGGCAGAAGCTCAAGGAGCCGCGCTGGGCGAACGTGCAGTATCCGCCCATCAATTATCAAGACATCATCTACTACGCCGCGCCCAAAACGCGCAAGCCGCTCAGCAGCATGGACGAAGTCGACCCCAAGCTGCGCGAAACCTTCGAAAAGCTCGGCATTTCGCTGGAGGAGCAGAAGCTGCTGGCCGGCGTGGCCGTGGATGCGGTGATGGACAGCGTGTCGGTGGCCACCACCTTCAAAAAGGAGCTGGCGAAACTCGGCATCATTTTCTGCTCGTTTTCGGAGGCGGTGCAAAATCACCCCGAGCTGGTGCAAAAATACCTGGGGTCGGTGGTGCCCTACACCGACAACTTTTTCGCCGCCTTGAATTCGGCGGTGTTCAGCGATGGTTCCTTTTGCTATGTGCCCAAGGGCGTGCGCTGTCCCATGGAGCTGTCCACTTATTTTCGCATCAACACCGCCAACACCGGCCAATTCGAGCGCACCCTGATCATCGCGGATGAGGGGGCGTATGTCAGCTATCTCGAGGGCTGCACCGCGCCGATGCGCGATGAGAATCAACTGCATGCTGCGGTGGTGGAGCTGGTGGCGCACAAAAACGCGACCATCAAGTATTCCACCGTGCAGAACTGGTATCCCGGCGATGCCGAGGGCCGGGGTGGCATCTACAACTTCGTCACCAAGCGCGGCATTTGTTTGGAGGAGCACGCCAAAATCTCCTGGACGCAGGTGGAAACCGGCTCGGCGATCACCTGGAAGTATCCCAGCGTGATTTTGAAGGGCGACTATTCGGTGGGCGAGTTTTATTCCGTGGCGGTGACCAACAACCGCCAGCAGGCGGACACCGGCACGAAGATGATTCATCTCGGCAAAAACACACGCAGCACCATCGTGTCCAAGGGCATCTCCGCCGGCCGCAGCAACAACTCCTATCGCGGCCTGGTCAAGGTCGGCCCCCGGGCGGAAAACGCACGCAATTTCTCGCAGTGTGACTCTCTGCTGATCGGCGACCAGTGCGGCGCGCACACCTTCCCCTATCTCGAAGTGGCCAACAAAACCGCGAAAATCGAGCATGAAGCCACCACTTCCAAGATCGGCGAAGACCAGTTGTTCTACTGCCACCAGCGCGGCATATCGATGGAAAACGCGGTGGCGCTGATCGTCAACGGATATTGCAAGGAAGTGTTCAAGGAGCTGCCGATGGAGTTTGCGGTGGAGGCGCAGAAGCTGCTCGCCATCAGCCTGGAAGGCAGTGTGGGATGA
- the erpA gene encoding iron-sulfur cluster insertion protein ErpA: MVTLTPKAAAEVKKIIAQETQEHDGELALRVGVQGGGCSGLSYFLTLDKEVREDDEVIESNGVRILLDSKSALYLEGTTVDYTDGLQGSGFTFHNPNAVRTCGCGHSFQA, encoded by the coding sequence GTGGTTACCCTGACCCCCAAAGCAGCAGCGGAAGTCAAGAAGATCATCGCGCAAGAAACACAGGAGCACGACGGGGAGCTGGCCCTGCGCGTGGGCGTGCAAGGCGGCGGCTGTTCCGGCCTCTCCTATTTTCTCACGCTCGACAAGGAAGTGCGTGAAGATGATGAAGTCATCGAGTCCAATGGCGTGCGCATTCTGCTGGATTCGAAGAGTGCTTTGTATCTGGAAGGCACCACGGTGGACTACACCGACGGCCTGCAGGGGTCGGGCTTCACTTTCCACAACCCCAACGCAGTGCGCACCTGCGGCTGCGGCCATTCCTTCCAGGCCTGA
- a CDS encoding Rrf2 family transcriptional regulator translates to MLKLSRKAEYAIIALKHMLNREADHLCTAKEIAERYHISDELMAKILQKMSKSGILSSTQGVRGGYVLGRPAHQITVADIVECIDGPLSIVECATEGGDCQCVQYSEGVCNISDPFMRIQNEFKNFLNGISLADLNQPAKPANRLYRIRV, encoded by the coding sequence ATGCTGAAACTGTCCCGCAAAGCCGAGTACGCGATCATCGCATTGAAGCACATGCTCAATCGCGAGGCGGATCATCTTTGCACGGCCAAGGAGATTGCGGAGCGTTATCACATCTCCGACGAGTTGATGGCCAAGATCCTGCAAAAGATGAGCAAGTCCGGCATTCTGTCAAGCACGCAGGGCGTGCGTGGCGGCTACGTGCTCGGCCGGCCGGCACACCAAATCACGGTGGCGGACATCGTGGAATGCATCGACGGGCCGCTGAGCATCGTGGAGTGTGCCACGGAAGGCGGGGATTGTCAATGTGTGCAATACAGCGAGGGCGTTTGCAACATCAGCGATCCCTTCATGAGGATTCAAAACGAGTTCAAAAACTTTCTCAACGGCATTTCGCTGGCGGACTTGAACCAGCCGGCCAAACCCGCCAATCGTTTGTATCGTATTCGAGTTTGA
- a CDS encoding IgA Peptidase M64, with protein MTPPTTIGLFLLLTATAGAQTFDRLFHNRTLRVDYYHSGTKGQEFFALEQCHEEGEWAGSRHNLIDHLNRGEYQARVYDIASATLIFSCGYSTLFNEWQTTDEAAHGQWRTFHESVLLPMPKGKIQFTICRRDRQMNFREIFSCVIDPNAPTQVNRSRRVPQSRITALQQHGPADSKVDLVLLGDGYSAAEQEKFRRDARHFNDVLFATSPFKERRQDFNVWLIEVISEESGISKPGANVWKNNALGTAYDTFGSARYVLTTANKTLRDLAGQVPYDFINILVNDNRYGGGGIYRLYTTTYTISDQPGQEWQRDYVYVHEFGHSFAGLGDEYYSSQVSYNEFYAKNVEPWEPNITALLDKANLKWKAFVLPNTPLPTPWEKAEYDSLALARARLDRLAPDYYAKREPIFKRQEEILKKTQYAGKVGAFEGAGYEARGLYRPSADCRMFSLSLVDFDPVCRAAIEQVIDFYTKPAAP; from the coding sequence ATGACCCCCCCGACCACGATTGGACTTTTTCTCCTGCTCACCGCCACTGCCGGTGCGCAGACGTTTGACCGTCTGTTTCACAACCGCACCCTGCGGGTGGACTACTATCACAGCGGCACCAAGGGCCAGGAGTTTTTTGCGCTCGAGCAATGCCATGAAGAAGGTGAATGGGCGGGCAGCCGGCACAACTTGATCGATCATCTCAACCGCGGCGAGTATCAGGCACGAGTATATGACATTGCCAGCGCCACGCTCATCTTCTCCTGCGGCTATTCCACCCTGTTCAATGAATGGCAAACCACGGACGAAGCCGCGCACGGCCAGTGGCGCACCTTTCATGAAAGTGTGTTGCTGCCCATGCCGAAAGGCAAAATTCAATTCACAATTTGCCGCCGCGACCGGCAGATGAACTTCCGGGAAATCTTCTCGTGCGTGATCGATCCCAATGCGCCGACGCAGGTCAACCGCAGCCGGCGCGTGCCGCAAAGCAGGATCACCGCCCTGCAACAGCACGGGCCGGCGGACAGCAAGGTCGATCTCGTTCTGCTCGGCGACGGCTACAGCGCCGCGGAGCAGGAAAAATTTCGCCGGGATGCCCGGCATTTCAATGACGTGCTGTTTGCCACCTCGCCCTTCAAAGAGCGCCGCCAGGATTTCAACGTGTGGCTGATCGAAGTGATCTCGGAGGAGTCCGGCATTTCCAAGCCGGGGGCCAACGTTTGGAAAAATAACGCGCTCGGCACCGCCTACGACACCTTTGGTTCGGCGCGCTATGTGCTCACCACGGCCAACAAGACGCTGCGCGACCTCGCCGGCCAGGTGCCTTATGATTTCATCAACATCCTGGTGAATGACAATCGCTACGGTGGCGGCGGCATCTATCGCCTCTACACCACCACCTACACGATTTCCGATCAACCCGGCCAGGAGTGGCAGCGCGATTACGTGTATGTGCATGAATTCGGCCATTCCTTCGCCGGCCTGGGCGATGAATATTACAGCTCGCAGGTTTCCTACAACGAGTTCTACGCCAAGAACGTCGAGCCCTGGGAACCGAATATTACCGCCCTGCTCGACAAGGCCAATTTGAAGTGGAAGGCATTTGTCCTGCCCAACACGCCGCTGCCCACACCCTGGGAGAAAGCTGAATACGACAGCCTGGCGCTCGCGCGTGCCAGGCTCGACCGCCTCGCGCCGGATTATTATGCCAAGCGGGAGCCAATATTCAAGCGTCAGGAAGAAATTTTGAAAAAAACGCAGTATGCCGGCAAAGTCGGTGCGTTCGAGGGTGCGGGCTACGAAGCGCGCGGTCTCTATCGCCCCAGCGCGGATTGCCGCATGTTCTCACTCAGTCTGGTGGATTTTGACCCCGTCTGCCGGGCCGCGATTGAACAGGTGATCGATTTTTACACCAAGCCTGCAGCGCCATAG
- a CDS encoding ATP-binding cassette domain-containing protein, with the protein MEVVFHEVSFAYERFGEPAAPPHVVLRRLNFRIGAAEAVAIVGRSGSGKTTLMQLFNGLLTPTAGRILVDGADIHGRGYDLAALRGRMGLAFQFPEAQLFGMTVAEDVSFGPRQQKRTPAEALAAARTGLAQVGLSPDFLPRHPMTLSQGEKRRVALAGILAMNPEMLILDEPTASLDAAGVREVTRLLRRWHQRGQTVVIVSHDMDLVAALAQRVLVLHAGEIIFDGRPAELWQRNGGTPPRDSHSLPDLLAQAGLPLPRAERVRRLLTRKGLELPGRFWADE; encoded by the coding sequence ATGGAAGTTGTCTTTCACGAAGTCTCGTTTGCCTATGAGCGTTTTGGCGAGCCTGCCGCGCCGCCGCATGTTGTCCTGCGACGTTTGAACTTCCGAATCGGTGCCGCCGAGGCGGTGGCCATCGTGGGCCGCTCCGGCTCGGGCAAGACCACGCTCATGCAACTGTTCAACGGTTTGCTCACCCCCACCGCCGGCCGGATTCTGGTGGATGGCGCGGACATCCATGGCCGCGGTTATGATCTGGCGGCGTTGCGCGGACGCATGGGGCTGGCTTTCCAATTTCCCGAGGCACAGCTTTTTGGCATGACGGTCGCCGAAGACGTCAGCTTTGGGCCGCGGCAGCAAAAGCGGACACCCGCAGAAGCCCTGGCAGCCGCCCGCACCGGCCTAGCGCAAGTGGGGCTGTCGCCGGATTTCCTGCCGCGCCATCCCATGACGTTGAGCCAGGGCGAGAAGCGCCGCGTCGCGCTCGCCGGCATTCTGGCAATGAATCCCGAGATGCTCATTCTCGATGAACCCACCGCCAGCCTGGATGCCGCGGGCGTGCGTGAAGTGACACGCCTGCTGCGGCGGTGGCATCAACGCGGTCAAACCGTGGTGATCGTCAGCCATGACATGGACCTGGTGGCGGCGCTGGCGCAGCGCGTGCTGGTGTTGCATGCCGGCGAGATCATCTTCGATGGCCGGCCGGCGGAGCTGTGGCAGCGCAATGGCGGCACGCCGCCGCGCGATTCTCACTCCCTGCCCGATCTGCTGGCGCAGGCAGGCCTGCCATTGCCGCGCGCCGAGCGCGTGCGCCGGCTGCTCACCCGTAAAGGCCTTGAGCTGCCGGGGAGATTTTGGGCGGACGAATGA